In Thalassococcus sp. S3, the sequence GGATTCCCAGGAATTCAACACCATCGAAGGCGTCATTGCCTTTTACCGCGATGGTCGCAGCAGCCCGGTGAAAAGCTTGCCGATGAAAGTCACCGCGGTGACGGGCGCTGCCCCGGTCGGCGAAGGTTTCGTGACGATTGAACCCTCGACCGAAGACTTCTACGGCGCGATGGTCGTGGGCTTTGCCGAAGCCGTGGCAGACCAATTGCCCGAAGAACTGCGCGACATCGTACGTCGCTAAATCATCTTGAAACAAGATGCGCGCGGGCAAAGGCCCGCGCGCTTTTGTGTTGAAGCCCAATCAGGCGCTACATAAGAAAGTCATCTTGCGGGAGTGTGAGCATCGTTGGGTCCCACATGTCGTCCGGCTCCGCCTGCTTTGCCAGGGCCGCGCCGTTCTTTTGACCGCCGGGGTCCAGGTTCACCGAAGCATCTGTCTTTCCGAAATTCTGTGTCACGATGACGGATTCGCGCCCGTTAAAGTCACCCACCTTGATCCCGATCCCGACGAATTCGAAGTCATCCGAAAGAATGTTGGCCCGGTGACCGGGGCTTTGCATCAACGCCTCGTGCAGATCGCGCACATCGTCCTTGACCGTCAGTTTCCCACGCTCCGTCTGATAGGCGACGTTCTCGCCCCATGACCAGCTGCCGGTGAAGTCGAACCCGGCATCCTCCATTCGGTCTCCGGCCGAGGAGCCGTTCTTGCCGGTATGCGTCAACTGATCGACCTTCAGCATCCATGAGCTGTGATCGTCCGCCGCCTCATTGAGATCCTTTTCAAGTTTCAGCCGGTCAAGCCCAGCCTCCTTTCGTTCCTGATTGATCAGGTCCAGCATCAGCAGCTCGATCTTGTTTGCCTTCGACATGTCCGTGTTCCAGTCCTGTGAGTGGTTGGGCTTTCGCACTTCGACGTTCTGTTTTGATGGCGCAAGCGATCCAGGGCGCCTGTCTCTGAAACAGCGCTATCTTGCTGAAAGCCGACCAGATCGGGGGGTGTGCCTGCGCGGATTGTTGCAGCGTGCATGCGCGGGATGCCAAATCATGCAAGTCAGGTTTGCACCGGCGACCGGAGGGATCGCCGATGCATGGTCGCGCTACTCCGCCGCGATCTTGATCACCGGCTCCATCTCGGCAAGCTTGTCGTCGCTCAGATGGCACTTGATCTGGTGCCCACCATCCAGCGTCCGGACGGGCGGCACCTCCTTTTCGCAAAGACCGCCAGGGACTTCCGACTTCCACCGGCATCGCGTCTGGAACGGGCAGCCCGTTGGCGGGTTCATGGCGGAGGGAATATCGCCTTCCAACACGATGTGCTTTTTCTCCACGCTGGTATCGGCAATGGGAACCGCGCTCAAAAGCGCTTCGGTATAGGGATGATAGGGCGGGGCAAAGACCTGTTCTGTCGTGCCAAGTTCGACGACATGGCCCAGATACATCACCATCACGCGGTCACTGAGATAGCGCACGATTGAAAGATCGTGGCTGATGAAAAGAAGCGTCGTCTTCT encodes:
- a CDS encoding CAP domain-containing protein codes for the protein MSKANKIELLMLDLINQERKEAGLDRLKLEKDLNEAADDHSSWMLKVDQLTHTGKNGSSAGDRMEDAGFDFTGSWSWGENVAYQTERGKLTVKDDVRDLHEALMQSPGHRANILSDDFEFVGIGIKVGDFNGRESVIVTQNFGKTDASVNLDPGGQKNGAALAKQAEPDDMWDPTMLTLPQDDFLM